actcttttaattaattgtgaattttaattaaacctgAAATAGGTTATTGTTTTAGTTGCTCTGAATAAAACATAGAAGATATTCTAACTATCAAGAACTGgcaaaatcggaccactatatcatatagctgtcatatcAAATccagaaaattatattaaaattattacctacctgtttttttttttttaacaaatttcattaaattccCAATTTTTTCGTTTCTTATAGCCAGCCATGTCCGACGCCATCAAGTCCAATAACAATGCGTCCGCCGCTCCTCCTGATCCTGCCGCCGGCGATGCTGATCTGCCAGGATCTGGCAAGACCAGCGAAGTGGCCAGCGGACCAGCTTCACCGCGTGGCGGCaatcacaacaacaacaacagcggcagcaacactAAAAGCCACAAACTAAAGTCCACACAGAACAGCAGCGGGGGAGGTAGCATAGACAAACTGTCACCGGACCAGGATATCTACATCAATGCCGCCGACGGTCTGCCCAGCCAGCATCCATCGCTGCCACCGGAAACGGCCGTGGACAGCGACACAGAGCCGGAGGTGGATGCTGATTCGTTCGACGACCTGCCCACCTCGATAATCGTGACCAATATCCACTCGGAGGTGTTTGCCAATCCGGAGCTGAAGCACGCCATGGAGGAGCTCTTTCGCACATTCAGCGAGTCGGCCACGTTCCAGTGGCTAAGGAGCTTCCGGCGGCTAAGGGTTAACTACGATAATGCCATTGCGGCGGCCAATGCGCGGATCAAGCTGCATCAGTACGAGTTCAACAAGAAGACGGTCATCACCTGCTACTTTGCACAGCCTGTGACACCGGTTAGCAACAAGAACCTGCAACCGCCGGCGCCGGTCAA
Above is a genomic segment from Drosophila kikkawai strain 14028-0561.14 chromosome 3R, DkikHiC1v2, whole genome shotgun sequence containing:
- the sra gene encoding protein sarah, which encodes MSDAIKSNNNASAAPPDPAAGDADLPGSGKTSEVASGPASPRGGNHNNNNSGSNTKSHKLKSTQNSSGGGSIDKLSPDQDIYINAADGLPSQHPSLPPETAVDSDTEPEVDADSFDDLPTSIIVTNIHSEVFANPELKHAMEELFRTFSESATFQWLRSFRRLRVNYDNAIAAANARIKLHQYEFNKKTVITCYFAQPVTPVSNKNLQPPAPVKQFLISPPASPPAGWEPREEGEPLVNHDLLAALASLTPGESHELHPQSEDQPAIIVHTAMLPEGGAGPGLAPAKAPIVQTKCPERA